DNA sequence from the Dreissena polymorpha isolate Duluth1 chromosome 3, UMN_Dpol_1.0, whole genome shotgun sequence genome:
attatattgatattgaaataaaaagtgaGGTCAGGGAACTATGGATTGCTACTGTTGTTATGATGGAAGTATTGTTGACACTGGAATATTATGGTCTTCTTGAAATTTTATAGGTTGCCCTGATGTTGTATGCTGTTGAAAATGGTAAAGTCAATGAGTGGAAGGGAAGGCAGATGAAGGACATAGTAGTAGAAGGTTTGattataagaattttattaatataattcattttactgaATTGGGATGGAGAATTTTTGTTACTTTCTCTCCTATGGCTGTCAGTAAATTCGACTGAATGATCATTCTTCAGAACAAAACAGAGCGCTTGAGAACAGACAAacgatgtaaaacattgtttgaaaggCGGGGCCCTTGTTTTGGCCACGTTAATTCAATAAGTCTAAAATTTACGTGGTAAAAATAGGCAAACCTATTTTATGTGCCTTGAAAATTGTTTATCCTCTTAAAGAAATGCTAatgcaacaaaatactttttaacaaccttgaagtattgaaaatatttactgtcGTATCAAGAGTGACTTctggttatttttttctaaatagttatttctaaaataaaaaatcattttttacagatttacctcttccaattgaagacgaagatggccatcaagaaggtaaaatagttatttatacccATGATAGATCATTGGCCACTGTTCATTTGTATTATGAAAGTGGTCCATAACAGAGTCATTGTTATGGtagcccattaaaaaaaaaaggaagtaTAGGAATACCTTTAGATTTGGACACCTTATGAAATAGTTTATATGCTCAATTAGACATTTCTGTTTCtgagttattttaatgatttaaaggataaataacttacttgcaagtatgaagattttctgatttaaattgtaagcaggtcttataacatattttagtgggggatatgtgtgttgttattttgtgtacatctcataccttataccgaaaagcataaaaaaacacttttagaagtgcttttggaaaacaaaacatttcctttggtatttctattatcatataataaaggcccacctattgatgataaagacatgacccaactgtagactatatattctagtacaattttctgttgtccaagccaatatatatttatgccacccttcgaagaagagggggtattttgctttgcacatgtcggtcggtctgtcggtcggttcgtgaaccaggtggtttccggatgataactcaagaacgctttgggttaggatcatgaaacttcataggtacattgatcatgacttgcagatgacccctattgattttgaggtcactaggtcaaaggtcaaggtcacagtgacccgaaatagtaaaatggtttctggatgataactcaagaacgcatacgcctaggatcatgaaacttcatgggtagattgatcatgactcgcagatgacccctatagattttgaggtcaaaggtcaaggtcacggtgacccaaaatagtaaaatggtttccggatgataactcaaaaacgcatacgactaggatcatgaaacttcatgggtagattgatcattactcgcagatgacccctattgatttttaggtcactaggtcaaaggtcaaggtcacggtgacccgaaatattaaaatggttttcggatgataactcaagaaagcatatgcctaggatcatgaaacttcataggtagattgatcatgactcgcagatgacccctattgattttgaggtcactaggtcaaaggtcaaggtcacagtgacccgaaatagtaaaatggtttctggatgataactcaagaacgcatacgcctaggatcatgaaacttcatgggtagattgatcattacttgcagatgacccctatagattttgaggtcaaaggtcaaggtcacggtgacccgaaatagtaaaatggtttccggatgataactcaagaacgcatacggctaggatcataaacttcatgggtagattgatcattactcgcagatgacccctattgattttgaggtcactaggtcaaaggtcaaggtcacggtgacccgaaatattaaaatggttttcggatgataactcaagaaagcatatgcctaggatcatgaaacttcataggtagattgatcatgactcgcagatgacccctattgattttgaggtcacaaggtcaaaggtcaaggtcacggtgacccgaaatagtaaaatgattttcggatgataactcaagaacgcttttgcctaggatcatgacacttcataagtacattgatcgtgactcgcagatgacccctattgattttcaggtcactaggtcaaaggtcaaggtcacagtgacaaaaaacgtattcacacaacggctgccactacaacggacagcccatatggggggcatgcatgttttctatagatttcagcaagacccaccaatggataatagacatacaagaccccactgttgacattatatgtttacaggcattgaggcaactgttgaagacacccacagtctagaatctatacaggagtcagagcctctcatgatacaacatgccagtgttgactgtgctgatcatatgcaatctacaggtttcactttggttctttcagagtccatgtcaactgctgacagtgaagagccaggcagtctgaccaatgataggagggagccaagtgaagagccagccagtctgacccatgataggagggagccaagtgaagagccagccagtctgacccatggtatttctgttgtcatataataaaggcccatctattgatgataaagacatgacccaactgtagactatatattctagtacaattttctgttgtccaagccaatatatatttatgccacccttcgaagaagagggggtatattgctttgctcatgtcgatcggtccgtctgtcaaccaggtggttgtcatacgattactcaagaacgcttgggcctaggatcatgaaacttcataggtacattgatcatgacttgcagatgacccctattgattttgaggtcaaaaggtcaaggtcacggtaacccgaaatagtaaaatgattttccgatgataactcaagaacgcttttgcctaggatcatgacacttcataggtacattgatcgtgacttgcagatgacccctattgattatcaggtcactaggtcaaaggtcaaggtcacagtgacaaaaaacgtattcacacaatggctgccactacaacggacagcccatatggggggcatgcatgttttctatagatttcagcaagatccaccaatggataatagacatacaagaccccactgttgacattatatgtttacagtcattgaggcaactgttgaagacacccacagtctagaatctgtacaggagtcagagcctctcatgatacaacatgccagtgttgactgtgctgatcatatgcaatctacaggtttcactttggttctttcagagtccatgtcaactgctgacagtgaagggccagccagtctgacccatgatgaaatgaggcagccaaatcctcaaggtatgaactaaatttgaagacgggtttctctgcattttctatcattatgtgacagagtcttatgtcatgactgtattaaagtaaatgagtagtccaagtcaagtgtgatgctctagacgacctcctctgtgatctacagggttacaacaatgtgcttgtaaaagtccttgtaaagtacaaagtaggcagtttgctatgaaagttaatgtttagtacttgttcttccaagaaatgatagttctgcgaactgtcagttcttatatgtgtgaaaaattgttttaaactggtgttaaaacagtttcagttagttcattttacctccgaacatgttcaggttttgtgcatttttatcaggaaaaccttgctctacaatattcaatcattgtatcacttgcagtgttctgccgtgaaattttactgttggggaccctttaggattacaaaagtggggacaaaaagaaaaaatatggggacacagaaatatttttgtagcagaattaaatgtgtggaaactaataacctttaacttgaacttttaaacgtgcttaaacttcttacagtcaggttgtaacattgttattaaaactggaacattcaaaaaactttttaacactgtcaaacagttgtcaacatatttacaaaactttgaacagatttatggtcattggactccgcatgtcaaagtacttgttcgataattagaaataccgatagtaaaggcgttttcttttttgctttatgcacaatctgcatgtcattttgttgttgtcaaacagtgaccaaggacatttttgaagccaattttcttggaatgtacgtttaggggcagacttttttcgtaattgctaaacgatgttgggacttgggaagactctgttgggttgttaatattattgtcatattttctaattttacttgccggaggaaaaaaaataaatggattttgttttctttggcctgtcactttaagccattttgataggttcggaaatttccttgatatctgattggttgttataatcttaacttaccaatgaaatagagtgttaatattaaataaattaaccattggctgcgaaatgacgtcatgtccaatgaaatagtttgttctggttacacattcactcgattactttaccgacttacaaattgaatcgattagtttttatttctaattcatgtgcgcccgcggacccatatacagaaaacgggtggggacaaatatttgttttttgcgacaataacacaagggcgcatccacggcagaacactgacttgttatgttgatactttgtgtgcaaggatcaattcagtagaaaagtcaacaaaataaagggcttacagtcactgaacaaatgagtttgctgcttagagtgtatatttttcccaaaaatatttgaaaatttcccctcttggaagtgtagttcaattttaaatcctcgtttaaataattcacagaaaagccaaaaaatgttgatctttgaacataaacataacatgttgatgacaaaaaaagttggaataatgtttttctctctgtgtatggtgaattatggtgttacaacttgattttgtatgttacttgcttagcattgaaatttccccttttacacgtgaattatccccctctcaggggacccgacccctttcccccaaaactgaagaaaacactgacatgatactcattgctattttattttttatatctattcttgttttagggacagggacaagaaaaggaatgaaacgaaagtgggccagcgaagagaacatatgtttcatgaacttttttagagatgaattaagagaaaaaaaaatgccatctggctcaaaaataatggggtccctaaaaatacttaccggaagaacagtggcccagataagggcaagggtccataacattattatggaaaaacaaaaatggaaaaagaattgttgaattgtggaatatgtttatgcccctggtagggtggcatatagcagttgaactgtccgtcagtcagtcagtctgtccatctggccgaaaacttaaatggccataactttttcaatattgaacatagcaacttgatatttatacccctattacaattggtaatgggggctatataggagtcacgtttgtcggtctgtcccgatatttcatccgatcttcaccaaacttggtcagtagttgtatgtagataatgtctaggtcaagtttgaatatgggtcatgccaggtcaaaaactaggtcatggggtcacttagtatgttttaaactgtaagtttgtacggaccatagctatgttatttatcgttacatttttaaatgactcggtacatttgttcaccatcatggaacggtgtgtcgtgttaaaaaaaattacgtcaatatctcaaaggtcaaggtcacacttgggagttcaaaggtcaaatgcttggccgggccatagctttgttttttattgtgagattttaaaatcatttggcacatttgttcaccatcattgaacagtgtgtcgggcgaaagaattacgtcgatatttccaagaacaagggcacaatttgagtttaaaggtaaaaaatggccataattgagcttgtctgggcaataactatgttgtttattgtgcgattttaaaatcgttggctcttttgttcaccatcatttgacagtgtgtcgcgcgaaagaattacgtcgatatcttcaaactCAAGTTCgtagttttagttcaaaggtcaaaaatggcaataaattatcttgtctgggccataaatatgtcattcattgtaagattttaaaatgactctgtacatcaattttgttcaaagtcattggaaggcttgtcatgtgaaacaattcaagagttcaaaggtcaaaatggctataaatgataatggcataatgattcttaaaaaatcgccataaattgtattatcttgttttgtgaagacagcatacaaaatagtctgtgtcaatgcgttatgtgggggtatatgtcacgtctgtgacaaagctccagttggcatgcatgtgcatcttgtgaagctgcacatattgagtggtgaaaagtgaaggtcaaggtaatccttcaaggttaaatgttaaatatattgcttctgtccgtccgtctgaaaactttaaaattggccataacttttgagctcacctgagtgcaacatgctcatggtgagcttttgtgattgccttttgtccgttgtgcgttgtatgtcgtcaacattttgccttgtgaacactctagatgccacatttattgtctgatcttcatgaaattttgcagaacatttgtcacattgatacctcgactgagttcgaaactgggtcatgctgggtcaaaaattaggtcactaggtcaaaaaaaaaacaaaaaaacttgtgaacactgtagaagtccaatcttcatgtaactttgtcaaaatgtttgtctaagtgatattttggttgagttaaaaattggttccggtccgttgaaaaacatggccgccaggggcggggcagttttccttatatggctatagagaaaccttgtgaacactttagaagtcaaaatgtttgcctaatcatcatgaaacttggtcaaaacattggttttatttatattttggacgagttcgaaaatggtccagatcagtgaaaaaacatggccgccaaggggcgggggagttttccttatgtctttagttaaacattgctaacactctagaggccacatttattgtccattcttcatgaaatttggtcagaagtttggtctcaatgatatcttagacgagctgaaaatggttacgtttgcttgaaaaacatggctgccaaagggcggggcatttttccttatatggctatatatggctatagtaaaacgttgtgaacactctagaggccacatttattgtccaatcttcatgaaatttggtcagaatatttgtctcattaatatcttggatgggtttgaaaatggttatgtttgcttgaaaaacatggctgccaaggggcggggcatttttccttataaaaatggctattgtaaaatcttgttaacactcttgaggccacatttattttccgatcttcatgaaacttggtcagaatattcatcccaaaaaatatcgtagacaagttaaaaaatgatgctggttggttgaaaaacatgtccgccagggggtggggcattttaccttatatggctatagtaaaactttgttaacactctataggccacatttattttcttatcttcatgaaacttggtcagaagatttgtcctaatgatatcttggattagttcaaaaatagttttgtttgcttaaaaaacatggccaccagggggcggggcatttttcctaatatggttatgtatcatgctttactaaaacattgttaacactctgtaggccacatttattttccgattattatgaaacttggtcagatgatttgtccaaatgatatcttggatgagttcaaaaatggttctagttggtgaaaaaacatggccactaaggggcgtggcatttttccttatatggctaaagtaaaaccctgttaaaactctagaagccatatttattgtacgatcatcatgacactttgtcagaagatttgtcccaatgatatttggacaagtttgaaattggttccagttgctaagaaaaacatggccaccagtgggcggggcatttttccttatatggacttatgaatcttcttgaaactttgtcagtatattagtttaaatgatatcttggatgtgtatttcacgttgacatttgaagctttaactttgtatgattctaaatatgtgtcaatgctgtcagttgaattttgcaatatgaagttttacattttttgtagattaaataatttgtaaaatgttgcagtttcgtcaatcagttttataagatattgagctttaaatatgatgcagattgtaagattcttaatatctttcaatattgtggataagtttttgagatatcaagctttgagttttatgcaaattgtatgattttaaaatgtttcaatggtgttgatcagtgtaatgaagattgcataatttttatgctttaattctgtctattggttttcaaaatgaaagactttgattttgtaagtgcacttttatctcctgaaagattcttttctagtgtttagtttatattttaaggctgtttgcaaactcgaagtgaaaacagttctattacaatttggtaaggacatgacattgcatatctgattttaaaatgtactttgctggcaacgtgtaattttctgaaatgtcttagtaagactgttgtttgcaatcaaaaggtctgtgcttcaaatacagggtaatgcatgttttttgtccaaatttatggcgattcagacattgttctatgtaaatttggggtttgcttgaaggttcagtctatttttatgtccctcactatagtagtgggggacatattgtttttgtcctgtctgttggttggttggttggttgatctgtttacgccaactttaacatttgcaataacttttgcaatattgaagatagcaacttgatatttggcatgcatatgtatctcatagagctgcacattttaattttctgaaaggtcaaggtcagaggtcaaatatatgtggccaaaatcgctcattttatgaatgcttttgcaatattgaagatagcaacttcatatttggcaagcatgtgtatctcatggagctgcacattttgagtggtgaaaggtcaaggtcataattcaatgtcataggtcgaatatatggcttcaaagcggcgcagtaagggggattgtgttttacgaacacagctcttgttgttaactgcctttttagtcccttaccagtgtttcactaaagtccgtgtactttggactcatttcaagttgacatttgaagctttaactttgtatgattctaaatatgtgtcaatgctgtcggttgaattttgaaatatgaagtttttcattttttgtagattaaataatttgtaaaatgttgcagtttagtcaatcagttttataagatattgagctttagttatgatgcagattgtaagattctttcaatattgtggataagtttttgagatatcaagctttgaattttatgcaaattgtatgatttaaaatgttttaatttgttgatcagtgtactgaagattgtatactttttatatgttataattctgtctattggttttcaaaatgaaagactttgattttgtaagtgcacttttatctcattatgccccccttcgaagaagagggggtatattgctttgctcatgtcggtcggtctgtcggtatgtcagtctgtcggtccgtccaccaggtggttgtcagacgataactcaagaacgcttgggcctaggatcatgaaacttcataggtacattgatcatgactcgcagatgacccctattgattttgaggtcactaggtcaaaggtcaaggtcacggtgacccaaaatagtaaaatggtttttgaatgataactcaagaaagcatacgcctaggatcatgaaacttcatgggtagattgatcatgactcgcagatgacccctattgattttgaggtcaaaggtcaaggtcacggtgacccaaaatagtaaaatggtttccggatgataactcaaaaattcatacgcctaggatcatgaaacttcatggctagattgatcatgactcgcagatgacccctattgattttgaggtcactaggtcaaaggtcaaggtcacggtgacccgaaatagtaaaatggttttcggatgataactcaagaacgcatatgcctaggatcatgaaacttcacaggtagattgatcattgctcacagatgacccttattgattttaaggtcacaaggtcaaggtcacggtgacccgaaatagtaaaatgattttcggatgataactcaagaacgcttttgcctaggatcatgacacttcataggtacattgatcgtgactcacagatgacccctattgattttcaggtcactaggtcaaaggtcaaggtcacagtgacaaaaaacgtattcacacaatggctgccactacaacggacagcccatatggggggcatgcatgttttacaaacagcccttgttaaagattcttttctagtgtttagtttatattttaaggctgtttgcaaactcgaagtgaaaacagctctagtacaatttggtaaggacatgacattgcatatctgatttaaaaatgtactttgctggcaacgtgtaattttcagaaatgtcttagtaagtaagactgttgtttgcaatcaaaaggtatgtgcttcaaatccaggaaaatgcatgttttttgtccaaatttatgtcaattcagacattgttctgtgtaaatatggggtttgcttgtaggatcagtctatttttatgtcccccactatagtagtgggggacatgttgtttttgctctgtcggtctgttgattggttggttggtctgtttatgccaactttaacattttgcaataacttgcaatattgaaagtagcaacttgatatttggcatgcaaatgcatctcctgaagctgcacattatcattggtgaaaggtcaaggtcatccttcaaggtcagaggtcaaatatatgtgcccttaatcgctcattttatgaatacttttgcaatattgaagatagcaacttgatattttgcaagcatgtgtatctcattgagctgcacattttgagtgttgaaaggtcaaggtcatccttcaaggtcagaggtcaaatatatgtggcccaaatcgcttattttattaatacttttgcaatattgaagatagcaacttgaaatttggcatgcatgtgtatctcatggagctgcaaattttgagtgttgaaaggtcaaagtcatccttcaaggtcagaggttaaatatatgtggcccaaatcgcttattttatgaatacgtttgcactattgaagatagcaacttgatatttggcatgcatatgtatctcatagagctgcacattttgagtggtgaaaggtcaaggtcatccttcaaggtcaaatatatgggtcaaaattgctcatgttatgttacttctgcaatattgaagctagcaattttatatttgacatgcatgtgtatctcatggagctgcacattttgagtggtgaagggtcaaggtcatccttcaaggtcaaacgttatatacggggacattgggtttcacaaacgcatcttgttgtgtatgtaattaatttttcttaatttttgtgatcccccgccaacagcggagggatattaatttggcattgtccgtctttccgtctgtccgtccggcacttttgtgtctggaaccatattttggaagtgctttggcagatttcattgaaacttggtatgagtatatatatatatggataagaggatgatgcacgccaaatggcattgtacatccttgaataatagcggagttatgaccctttgtatttgaaaaaaatgctttttttgtgtgtccagagccataacttgtatccagaagtataatggcgggggatatcaattcaacgaatttgcttgttaaatcagtttttattttcatgataatcatttagttcgtactgcaacttatgatggattgttactactatctccaattatttgtttgtcatgggtccgtcaccttttatctcttatataatacttgaattgagcatttcacaatctgacaatcatgcatatcatttattagtttcataataaaacgtctgacaagggtcagataattttaacatatattgttgttataatttgtcatgtgttgtatgaataaatgacacttccatgatagagaaaatttaaatatatttttagagacatttgtaaaatgaaaatgaaataactatacatttttcagtggctagtcgtacggctagacaagaggctagccgcacggccccgtacgggtagacaataggtttgccgtacggctctgtacgtatagcctttcctatggatattgtctaagttaaagacaaccattttcagtgaactgataaattgcttgtatgaaaccatatatttagccattgtctgaacgacaattaaattatttgtgtgactccatttctgagaagtaccttggccgtcattgaatttcataatatcgatgccgcaactaattaaaacagttttcactccttacataggaaagtcgtcttattaaagaatcaaattaaaaaccgatttaaattatgagtgtaagtcaatttctagaacgtaactttgacggctgtcgtcattaaatttcaaaatatcgatgccgcaactctttattacaggtttttcacgccttaggaacgtcgactaattaatgaatcaaataagcaaccgtatgacatgaaaggaagc
Encoded proteins:
- the LOC127873475 gene encoding uncharacterized protein LOC127873475 isoform X1, which produces MILDMTHGELKLLAKHLGHDVKTHKEYYQLSSSTMELSKVALMLYAVENGKVNEWKGRQMKDIVVEDLPLPIEDEDGHQEESMSTADSEEPGSLTNDRREPSEEPASLTHDRREPSEEPASLTHESMSTADSEGPASLTHDEMRQPNPQGTGTRKGMKRKWASEENICFMNFFRDELREKKMPSGSKIMGSLKILTGRTVAQIRARVHNIIMEKQKWKKNC
- the LOC127873475 gene encoding uncharacterized protein LOC127873475 isoform X2 translates to MILDMTHGELKLLAKHLGHDVKTHKEYYQLSSSTMELSKVALMLYAVENGKVNEWKGRQMKDIVVEDLPLPIEDEDGHQEESMSTADSEGPASLTHDEMRQPNPQGTGTRKGMKRKWASEENICFMNFFRDELREKKMPSGSKIMGSLKILTGRTVAQIRARVHNIIMEKQKWKKNC